One Pristis pectinata isolate sPriPec2 unplaced genomic scaffold, sPriPec2.1.pri scaffold_174_arrow_ctg1, whole genome shotgun sequence genomic window, cgtcccactccccctccccctccatctccccctccccctccatcctctccccctccctccatcctctcccccctccctccatcctctcccctccccctccatctctccctccccctccatcctctcccccctccctccatcctctcccccctccctccatgctctccccctccccctccgtccctctcccccctccccctccatctgccccctccccctccatcctctcccccctccctccatcctctccccctccatcctctccccctccccctccatcctctccctccccctccatcctctcccctccatcgtctccccctccccctccatcctcacccccctccccctccgtcctctccctccccctccatcctctcccccctccatcgtctccccctccccctccatcaccccccagtccatcctctccccctccccctccgtctctctctccctccccctccatcctctcccctccccctccatcctcactcccctccccctccatcctctcccccctccccctccatcctctcccctccccctctctctctcccccccctctccgtcctcccctccccctccatcctctcccccctccatcgtctccccctccccctccatcaccccccagtccatcctctcccccctccccctccatcgtctcccacctcccctccatccttccccccctcccctccatcctctctcccgccaccatcctctcccacccctctctcccccccacccctcccctccgaaCGGTgaaaccccctcctcacccctctccctcctcttcgCCGCAGATCGAGCTGCTGGATTTGATCACCAAGAACGCGGAGAAGGTCACCAGTCCCAAGGGAGAGGAGAAGTCCTACTCCATGTACTGAGGGGATCTCTGCGAGGGAGGGGCTGCCCGGTCGGTCACGGCCAGCGGAGGACAGGATCCTGCCTCGGTCTGTGGTCCCGCGCActgtcaccacccccccccaacacctgtGGCCTTGTCTGTTATGTTGTGTCAGGTATTAATAAAGTAAGTTTATTATTTGAGTACAGAACGTGTGTGGACCTGTGACCGTTGACTCTTTGCACCGCGCTCCCTGCATCTCCCTGACTGCCTCGACCTTGTGTGTCAGCCCGGGGACGATCCGTCCCGGGGACTCATCTCCTCCTCTgcgttccttcccccaccttttaaAGCATCTGTTaactctgggggagagaattgcagagatcCACCAGCCCTCTGAGGGAAGAGGCTCCTCCAGCCCTCAGGGTGAAAGGACCGGCACCCCTCTCGTCCGAGACCCTCCCGCCGGGTGGGAACCTCtccacatctcccccccccccccaccaccttgggACTTTGCGTCTTCTCGGTttggtcgcccctcattcttcagAGCTCCCCGGGAACACGGGGTCTTCATCGCTTCGGCCGCTCCTGGTGGGACAAACCTCTCCTTCCCACTCGCTGTGGGCGGCTCCTCCCAGCCTGTGGGGGGCGCCGTCTGGAGGACTGGGTGGGTCCTCCCAGCCTGTGGGGGGCGCCGTCTGGAGGACTGGGTGGGTCCTCCCAGCCTGTGGGGGGCGCCGTCTGGAGGAGTGGGCGGGTCCTCCCAGCCTGTGGGGGGCGCCGTCTGGAGGACTGGGTGGGTCCTCCCAGCCTGTGGGGGGCGCCGTCTGGAGGACTGGGTGGGTCCTCCCAGCCTGTGGGGGGCGCCGTCTGGAGGACTGGGTGGGTCCTCCCAGCCTGTGGGGGGCGCCGTCTGGAGGACTGGGTGGGTCCTCCCAGCCTGTGGGGGGCGCCGTCTGGAGGAGTGGGCGGGTCCTCCCAGCCTGTGGGGGGCGCCGTCTGGAGGACTGGGCGGGTCCTCCCAGCCTGTGGGGGGCGCCGTCTGGAGGACGGGGTGGGTTCTCCCAGCCTGTGGGGGGCGCCGTCTGGAGGACGGGGTGGGTCCTCCCAGCCTGTGGGGGGCGCCGTCTGGAGGAGTGGGCGGGTCCTCCCAGCCTGAGGGAGGCGTTGTCGCCCTGCTGGGGTCCTCCCAGCCTGTGGAGGGCGCCATCACCCTGATTGGGGGGGGGTCCTCCTGGCCAGTGGGTGGCGTCGGCCCCgtgctggggggggggttggggggtggggggagggtggtgggtccTCCCAGCCTACGGGTGGCGCTGTCTGACCAACCTGAGGAGGGGCGTGGGGCTGTTCagccctctgccccctccccctccccctcccccccctcccccctcccttcccccctccccctccccccttccccctccccctcctcccctccccctcctcccccctcccccttccccccctcccccctcctccccctcccccttccccgtccccctcctcccccctcctcccccttcccccctccccttccccctccccctgctccccctcccccctccccccaccccctcctccccctccccccttctccccaccccctccccccttctccccctcccccttcccccccaccccctcctcccccgcgtCCGCGTCTCGGATTgggaccctgcatcgggactgaccTCTCGGCCCCTGTCTCACCGCCTCCCTCCCGCCTCTTTACGCcggcactgcccccccccccgcactctCCGTCCTGATGAGATATCTTCCTTTTTCaagctttttattgaatttcaaattaattcaaatgaatATCCccaacattaatgattatacgaAGAGATCGAGATAACAGCAATAGCATTAATATAAATCCTCACAAGGAGTAAGGTATATAACCTGTACCTCCCgctctcttactaagtgaacgtgatacaaaaaaaattgaaaagggaTTTAATTATGCGAAAAGAGAAGCCCCCAAATCAAGAAAGTAAAGAAAAGCAAACcgaaaacttcaaaaaaaaaagctggactgatatttcttcggttgaaaaaatatcatccttatgtcgttagctccgctcctctgtattcaaaggttattgaaaggggttCGAGAAAGGTCTGCTTACGTcatgtggaaatattgaataaatgggctccaaacctCCCCaagtttaagcgaaggatcaacagtgcctctCCGaactttttctaagtttaaacatgctatagtgtAGATCTCTTTACTAGCTACAtctgcatcgaaaca contains:
- the LOC127567190 gene encoding basic salivary proline-rich protein 2-like translates to MAPSTGWEDPSRATTPPSGWEDPPTPPDGAPHRLGGPTPSSRRRPPQAGRTHPVLQTAPPTGWEDPPSPPDGAPHRLGGPAHSSRRRPPQAGRTHPVLQTAPPTGWEDPPSPPDGAPHRLGGPTQSSRRRPPQAGRTHPVLQTAPPTGWEDPPTPPDGAPHRLGGPTQSSRRRPPQAGRTHPVLQTAPPTGWEEPPTASGKERFVPPGAAEAMKTPCSRGALKNEGRPNREDAKSQELTDALKGGGRNAEEEMSPRDGSSPG